From a single Streptomyces rubradiris genomic region:
- a CDS encoding acyl-CoA dehydrogenase family protein — protein MDHRLSPELEELRRTVEKFAHDVVAPKIGDFYERHEFPYEIVREMGRMGLFGLPFPEEYGGMGGDYLALGLVLEELARVDSSVAITLEAGVSLGAMPLHLFGTEEQKREWLPRLCSGEILGAFGLTEPDGGSDAGATRTTARLDPDTDEWVINGTKCFITNSGTDITGLVTVTAVTGRKPDGRPEISAVIVPSGTPGFTVAAPYSKVGWNASDTRELSFQDVRVPAANLLGERGRGYAQFLRILDEGRIAIAALATGLAQGCVDESVKYARERHAFGRPIGANQAIQFKIADMEMKAHTARLAWRDAASRLVAGEPFKKEAALAKLHSSTVAVDNARDATQIHGGYGFMNEYPVARMWRDSKILEIGEGTSEVQRMLIARELGLES, from the coding sequence ATGGACCATCGCCTCAGCCCCGAACTGGAGGAACTCCGCCGTACGGTGGAGAAGTTCGCGCACGATGTCGTGGCGCCGAAGATCGGCGACTTCTACGAGCGGCACGAGTTCCCGTACGAGATCGTCCGCGAGATGGGCCGCATGGGCCTGTTCGGGCTGCCGTTCCCGGAGGAGTACGGCGGGATGGGCGGCGACTACCTGGCGCTCGGCCTCGTCCTGGAGGAACTGGCCCGGGTCGACTCCTCCGTGGCGATCACGCTGGAGGCCGGTGTCTCGCTGGGTGCGATGCCACTGCACCTGTTCGGCACGGAGGAGCAGAAGCGGGAGTGGCTGCCCCGCCTGTGCTCGGGCGAGATCCTGGGCGCGTTCGGCCTGACGGAGCCGGACGGCGGCAGCGACGCGGGGGCGACCCGTACGACGGCCCGGCTGGACCCGGACACCGACGAGTGGGTGATCAACGGCACCAAGTGCTTCATCACCAACTCGGGCACGGACATCACGGGCCTGGTCACGGTCACCGCGGTCACCGGCCGCAAGCCGGACGGCCGCCCGGAGATCTCGGCCGTCATCGTGCCGTCCGGCACCCCGGGCTTCACGGTGGCGGCGCCCTACTCGAAGGTCGGCTGGAACGCCTCCGACACCCGCGAGCTGTCCTTCCAGGACGTCCGGGTCCCGGCCGCCAACCTGCTGGGCGAACGGGGCCGCGGCTACGCCCAGTTCCTGCGCATCCTGGACGAGGGCCGGATCGCCATCGCCGCGCTCGCCACGGGCCTGGCCCAGGGCTGTGTGGACGAGTCGGTGAAGTACGCGAGGGAACGTCACGCCTTCGGCCGCCCGATCGGCGCCAACCAGGCCATCCAGTTCAAGATCGCGGACATGGAGATGAAGGCCCACACGGCCCGCCTGGCCTGGCGCGACGCGGCCTCCCGTCTGGTCGCGGGCGAACCTTTCAAGAAGGAGGCCGCCCTCGCCAAGCTCCACTCCTCCACGGTCGCCGTGGACAACGCCCGCGACGCCACCCAGATCCACGGCGGCTACGGCTTCATGAACGAGTACCCGGTGGCCCGCATGTGGCGGGACTCCAAGATCCTGGAAATCGGCGAGGGCACGAGCGAGGTCCAGCGCATGCTGATCGCCCGGGAGTTGGGTCTGGAGAGCTGA
- a CDS encoding hydroxymethylglutaryl-CoA lyase has protein sequence MSVTGLPMTVPAEGLPARVRIHEVGARDGLQNEKTAVPTAVKAEFIRRLAGAGLTTIEATSFVHPKWVPQLADAEELFPQVKDLDAALPVLVPNQRGLDRALALGAGYVAVFASATESFAKANLNRTLEESLAVFEPVVRHAKDAGVRVRGYVSMCFGDPWEGPVPLAQVARVCGALRDMGCDELSLGDTIGVATPGQVRALLGLLNERGVPTDAIGVHFHDTYGQALANTLAALQHGVTTVDASAGGLGGCPYAKSATGNLATEDLVWMLHGLGIETGVDLGRLTATSVWMAEQLGRPSPSRTVRALSHEDQ, from the coding sequence ATGAGCGTCACAGGACTGCCTATGACCGTCCCCGCCGAGGGCCTGCCCGCGCGGGTGCGGATCCACGAGGTGGGCGCGCGCGACGGGCTGCAGAACGAGAAGACGGCCGTACCGACGGCGGTGAAGGCCGAGTTCATCCGCCGGCTGGCCGGCGCGGGCCTGACCACGATCGAGGCGACGAGCTTCGTACACCCCAAGTGGGTGCCCCAACTCGCCGACGCGGAAGAACTGTTCCCCCAGGTCAAGGACCTGGACGCGGCGCTTCCGGTGCTGGTGCCCAACCAGCGCGGCCTGGACCGGGCCCTCGCCCTCGGCGCCGGGTACGTCGCCGTGTTCGCCAGCGCCACCGAGTCCTTCGCCAAAGCCAACCTCAACCGCACGCTGGAGGAGTCCCTCGCGGTGTTCGAGCCGGTGGTGCGGCACGCGAAGGACGCGGGCGTACGGGTGCGCGGCTATGTCTCCATGTGCTTCGGCGACCCGTGGGAGGGCCCGGTGCCGCTCGCCCAGGTGGCGCGGGTGTGCGGGGCGCTGCGGGACATGGGCTGCGACGAGCTGAGCCTCGGCGACACCATCGGGGTGGCCACGCCGGGCCAGGTCCGGGCGCTGCTCGGCCTGCTGAACGAGCGGGGGGTGCCGACCGACGCGATCGGCGTGCACTTCCACGACACCTACGGCCAGGCGCTCGCCAACACCCTGGCCGCCCTCCAGCACGGCGTCACCACCGTGGACGCCTCCGCCGGGGGGCTCGGCGGCTGCCCGTACGCCAAGTCCGCCACCGGCAATCTCGCCACCGAGGACCTCGTCTGGATGCTGCACGGGCTCGGCATCGAGACGGGGGTCGACCTCGGCCGTCTGACCGCCACCAGCGTGTGGATGGCCGAACAGCTGGGCCGGCCCAGCCCGTCCCGTACCGTCCGCGCTCTCTCCCACGAGGACCAGTGA
- a CDS encoding acetyl/propionyl/methylcrotonyl-CoA carboxylase subunit alpha, producing the protein MFDTVLVANRGEIAVRVIRTLRALGVRSVAVFSDADADARHVREADTAVRIGPAPAAESYLSVERLLEAAARTGAQAVHPGYGFLAENAAFARACEEAGLVFIGPPADAIALMGDKIRAKETVEAAGVPVVPGGRDPELAGAARALGAPVLLKPSAGGGGKGMRLVRDLTVLEEEIAAARREARASFGDDTLLVERWIDRPRHIEIQVLADGHGNVLHLGERECSLQRRHQKVVEEAPSVLLDDKTRAAMGEAAVQAARSCGYRGAGTVEFIVPGGDPSQYYFMEMNTRLQVEHPVTELVTGLDLVEWQLRVAAGERLPFAQSEITLTGHAVEARICAEDPARGFLPSGGTVLLLDEPEGDGVRTDSGLSEGTEVGSLYDPMLSKVIAYGPDRATALRRLRAALAETVTLGVQTNAGFLRRLLAHPAVVAGDLDTGLVERVVEDLAPAEVPEEVYEAAAAVRLQALQPSAEGWTDPFSVPNGWRLGGTPKPPVFHLRVREPVVHTPRGVHTVTGDRVTVTLDGVRHTFRHAGDWLGRDGDAWQVRDHDPVAASLNRAAHAGADSLTAPMPGTVTVVKVAVGDEVTAGQSLLVVEAMKMEHVISAPHAGTVAGLDVSPGSTVAMDQVLAVIAPHEEAAG; encoded by the coding sequence GTGTTCGACACAGTGCTGGTGGCCAACCGGGGCGAGATCGCCGTACGCGTGATCCGTACGCTGCGCGCCCTGGGCGTGCGCTCGGTGGCGGTCTTCTCCGACGCCGACGCCGACGCGCGGCACGTACGGGAGGCCGACACGGCGGTGCGGATCGGTCCGGCGCCGGCCGCCGAGAGCTATCTGTCCGTGGAGCGGCTGCTGGAGGCCGCCGCCCGCACCGGCGCCCAGGCCGTCCATCCCGGGTACGGCTTCCTCGCCGAGAACGCGGCCTTCGCGCGGGCCTGCGAGGAGGCGGGGCTGGTCTTCATCGGCCCGCCGGCGGACGCGATCGCGCTGATGGGCGACAAGATCCGGGCCAAGGAGACGGTCGAGGCGGCCGGGGTGCCGGTGGTGCCGGGCGGCCGCGACCCGGAGCTGGCCGGGGCGGCCCGCGCCCTGGGCGCGCCCGTGCTGCTGAAGCCGTCGGCCGGCGGCGGCGGCAAGGGCATGCGCCTGGTGCGGGACCTGACCGTGCTGGAGGAGGAGATCGCCGCCGCCCGCCGGGAGGCCCGCGCCTCCTTCGGCGACGACACGCTGCTGGTGGAGCGGTGGATCGACCGGCCCCGGCACATCGAGATCCAGGTGCTGGCCGACGGCCACGGCAACGTGCTGCACCTCGGTGAGCGCGAGTGCTCCCTCCAGCGGCGCCACCAGAAGGTCGTCGAGGAGGCGCCGAGCGTGCTCCTCGACGACAAGACCCGGGCCGCGATGGGCGAGGCGGCCGTGCAGGCGGCCCGCTCGTGCGGGTACCGGGGCGCGGGCACGGTGGAGTTCATCGTCCCGGGCGGCGACCCGTCGCAGTACTACTTCATGGAGATGAACACCCGCCTCCAGGTGGAGCACCCGGTCACCGAACTGGTGACCGGACTGGACCTGGTGGAGTGGCAGCTGCGGGTCGCGGCCGGCGAACGGCTGCCCTTCGCCCAGTCGGAGATCACGCTCACCGGACACGCGGTGGAGGCCCGGATCTGCGCCGAGGACCCCGCGCGCGGCTTCCTGCCCTCCGGCGGCACGGTCCTGCTGCTGGACGAGCCCGAGGGCGACGGGGTGCGCACCGACTCCGGGCTGAGCGAGGGCACCGAGGTGGGCAGCCTGTACGACCCGATGCTGTCCAAGGTGATCGCCTACGGCCCCGACCGCGCGACCGCGCTGCGCAGGCTCCGGGCGGCCCTGGCGGAGACGGTCACGCTGGGCGTGCAGACCAACGCCGGGTTCCTGCGCCGGCTGCTGGCCCACCCGGCGGTGGTCGCGGGCGACCTGGACACCGGGCTGGTGGAGCGGGTGGTGGAGGACCTGGCCCCCGCCGAGGTGCCCGAGGAGGTGTACGAGGCGGCGGCGGCCGTACGGCTTCAGGCGCTGCAGCCGAGCGCGGAGGGCTGGACCGACCCGTTCTCGGTGCCGAACGGCTGGCGGCTGGGCGGCACCCCGAAGCCGCCCGTCTTCCACCTGCGGGTGCGCGAACCGGTCGTCCACACCCCCCGGGGCGTTCACACCGTCACCGGTGACCGGGTGACCGTCACCCTGGACGGCGTCCGGCACACCTTCCGCCACGCCGGCGACTGGCTCGGCCGGGACGGCGACGCCTGGCAGGTGCGCGACCACGACCCGGTCGCCGCGTCCCTGAACCGCGCGGCCCACGCGGGCGCCGACTCCCTCACCGCGCCCATGCCGGGCACGGTCACGGTGGTCAAGGTGGCCGTCGGCGACGAGGTGACGGCCGGACAGAGCCTGCTGGTGGTGGAGGCGATGAAGATGGAACACGTCATCTCCGCTCCGCACGCCGGCACGGTCGCCGGACTGGACGTGTCACCGGGCAGCACGGTCGCCATGGACCAGGTGCTGGCCGTCATCGCACCGCACGAGGAGGCGGCCGGATGA
- a CDS encoding carboxyl transferase domain-containing protein, with amino-acid sequence MQEAPELHSAADPASEGWRANERAHLQLVEELRGKLAAAALGGGDKARARHTARGKLLPRDRVDTLLDPGSPFLELAPLAADGMYDGQAPAAGVIAGIGRVSGRECVIVANDATVKGGTYYPMTVKKHLRAQEVALDNRLPCVYLVDSGGAFLPMQDEVFPDRDHFGRIFYNQARMSGAGIPQIAAVMGSCTAGGAYVPAMSDEAVIVRNQGTIFLGGPPLVKAATGEVVTAEELGGGEVHSRVSGVTDHLAEDDAHALRIVRDIVATLPARRSLPWEVRPSVEPKVDPYGLYGAVPVDSRIPYDVREIIARVVDGSRFAEFKAEFGQTLVTGFARIHGHPVGIVANNGILFSESAQKGAHFIELCDQRGIPLVFLQNISGFMVGRDYEAGGIAKHGAKMVTAVACTRVPKLTVVVGGSYGAGNYSMCGRAYSPRFLWMWPNAKISVMGGEQAASVLATVKRDQLEGRGEEWPAEEEEAFKAPIRAQYERQGNAYYATARLWDDGVIDPLDTRQVLGLALTACANAPLGDPQFGVFRM; translated from the coding sequence ATGCAGGAGGCACCGGAGCTTCACAGCGCGGCCGATCCCGCGTCGGAGGGCTGGCGGGCCAACGAGAGGGCCCATCTCCAGCTCGTGGAGGAGCTGCGCGGCAAGCTGGCCGCCGCGGCCCTCGGCGGCGGCGACAAGGCGCGGGCGCGGCACACCGCGCGCGGCAAGCTGCTGCCGAGGGACAGGGTGGACACACTGCTCGACCCGGGCTCGCCCTTCCTGGAGCTGGCGCCGCTCGCGGCCGACGGGATGTACGACGGGCAGGCCCCGGCCGCCGGGGTGATCGCCGGCATCGGTCGGGTCAGCGGCCGCGAGTGCGTGATCGTGGCGAACGACGCCACGGTCAAGGGCGGCACGTACTACCCGATGACGGTGAAGAAACACCTGCGCGCCCAGGAGGTGGCCCTGGACAACCGGCTGCCGTGCGTCTATCTGGTCGACTCCGGCGGGGCCTTCCTGCCGATGCAGGACGAGGTCTTCCCCGACCGGGACCACTTCGGCCGGATCTTCTACAACCAGGCCCGCATGTCCGGCGCGGGCATCCCGCAGATCGCGGCCGTCATGGGCTCCTGCACGGCGGGCGGGGCGTACGTCCCGGCGATGAGCGACGAGGCCGTGATCGTGCGGAACCAGGGCACGATCTTCCTGGGCGGGCCGCCCCTGGTGAAGGCGGCCACCGGCGAGGTCGTCACCGCCGAGGAGCTGGGCGGCGGCGAGGTGCACTCCCGGGTCTCCGGGGTCACCGACCACCTCGCCGAGGACGACGCGCACGCGCTCAGGATCGTCCGGGACATCGTGGCCACGCTCCCCGCCCGGCGGTCCCTGCCCTGGGAGGTCCGGCCGTCCGTCGAGCCCAAGGTGGACCCCTACGGGCTCTACGGCGCCGTCCCGGTCGACTCCCGTATCCCCTACGACGTCCGCGAGATCATCGCGCGCGTGGTCGACGGCTCCCGGTTCGCCGAGTTCAAGGCGGAGTTCGGGCAGACCCTGGTCACCGGGTTCGCGCGGATCCACGGCCACCCGGTGGGCATCGTCGCCAACAACGGCATCCTGTTCTCCGAGTCCGCCCAGAAGGGCGCCCACTTCATCGAGCTGTGCGACCAGCGCGGCATCCCGCTGGTGTTCCTCCAGAACATCTCCGGCTTCATGGTCGGCAGGGACTACGAGGCGGGGGGCATCGCCAAGCACGGCGCCAAGATGGTCACGGCGGTGGCCTGCACGCGCGTGCCCAAGCTGACGGTCGTGGTCGGCGGCTCCTACGGCGCGGGCAACTACTCGATGTGCGGCCGGGCCTACTCCCCCCGCTTCCTGTGGATGTGGCCGAACGCCAAGATCTCCGTGATGGGCGGCGAGCAGGCCGCGTCCGTGCTGGCCACCGTCAAGCGGGACCAGTTGGAGGGGCGCGGCGAGGAGTGGCCCGCCGAGGAGGAAGAGGCGTTCAAGGCGCCGATCCGCGCCCAGTACGAGCGCCAGGGCAACGCCTACTACGCCACCGCCCGGCTCTGGGACGACGGCGTGATCGACCCGCTTGACACCCGTCAGGTCCTCGGTCTGGCCCTGACGGCCTGCGCCAACGCGCCTCTGGGAGACCCCCAGTTCGGCGTCTTCCGGATGTGA
- a CDS encoding TetR/AcrR family transcriptional regulator: MASRTDAPTRREQILKEAARLFAERGFHGVGVDEIGAAVGISGPGLYRHFPGKDAMLAELLVGISGQLLTGARRRLAEADGTPATRVLDSLIEGHIDFALDDRPLITLHDRELDRLRDSDRKLVRQLQRQYVELWVQVVREAYPALTEPAARSAVHSVFGLLNSTPHLGRAGTLPGRGTTADLLHRMARGAFEAAGGA, translated from the coding sequence ATGGCCAGCAGAACCGACGCCCCCACCCGCCGCGAGCAGATCCTCAAGGAGGCCGCCCGGCTCTTCGCCGAACGCGGCTTCCACGGCGTCGGTGTCGACGAGATAGGCGCCGCGGTCGGCATCAGCGGCCCCGGCCTGTACCGGCACTTCCCGGGCAAGGACGCGATGCTCGCCGAGCTGCTGGTCGGCATCAGCGGACAGCTGCTCACCGGTGCCCGGCGCCGGCTCGCGGAGGCCGACGGGACCCCAGCGACCCGCGTGCTGGACTCCCTCATCGAGGGACACATCGACTTCGCCCTGGACGATCGCCCGCTGATCACCCTGCACGACCGCGAGCTGGACCGGCTGCGCGACAGCGACCGCAAGCTGGTGCGCCAGCTTCAGCGGCAGTACGTGGAGCTGTGGGTGCAGGTGGTCCGCGAGGCCTACCCGGCCCTGACCGAACCGGCCGCCCGCTCGGCCGTCCATTCCGTCTTCGGCCTGCTCAACTCCACCCCCCACCTCGGCCGCGCCGGCACGCTCCCCGGCCGGGGGACGACGGCGGACCTGCTGCACCGGATGGCGCGGGGGGCGTTCGAGGCGGCGGGAGGGGCGTAG
- a CDS encoding acyl-CoA dehydrogenase family protein: MRRTVFNEDHEAFRETVRAFIEAEVVPVYDEWFAAGQAPRDFYYKLGELGIFGISVPEEFGGAGLDTHKFEAVLYEETARAGVQFGGSGVHVLLALPYIKMLATEEQKKRYLPKFVTGEEMWAIAMTEPGTGSDLAGMKTTAKLSEDGTHYVLNGAKTFITGGVHADKVIVCARTSAPTAEDRRHGISLFAVDTKSEGYSIGRKLDKLGLRTSDTAELAFVDVKVPAEDLLGEENKGFYYLGHNLASERWGIAFGAYAQAKAAVRFAKQYVQERTVFGKPVAHFQNTKFELAACQAEVDAAEAVADRALEALDAGELTPAEAASAKLFCTEVAHRVIDRCLQLHGGYGYMNEYPIARLYADNRVNRIYGGTSEIMKTIIAKDMGL, encoded by the coding sequence GTGCGCCGTACGGTGTTCAACGAGGATCACGAGGCGTTCCGGGAGACCGTCCGCGCCTTCATCGAGGCCGAGGTCGTCCCGGTCTACGACGAGTGGTTCGCCGCCGGCCAGGCGCCGCGCGACTTCTACTACAAGCTCGGCGAGCTCGGCATCTTCGGCATCAGCGTGCCCGAGGAGTTCGGCGGCGCCGGCCTGGACACCCACAAGTTCGAGGCCGTCCTCTACGAGGAGACCGCGCGCGCGGGCGTGCAGTTCGGCGGCTCCGGCGTGCACGTGCTGCTCGCCCTGCCCTACATCAAGATGCTCGCCACCGAGGAGCAGAAGAAGCGCTACCTGCCGAAGTTCGTCACCGGCGAGGAGATGTGGGCCATCGCGATGACGGAGCCGGGCACCGGCTCCGACCTCGCGGGCATGAAGACCACCGCCAAGCTGAGCGAGGACGGCACGCACTACGTCCTCAACGGCGCCAAGACCTTCATCACCGGCGGCGTCCACGCCGACAAGGTGATCGTCTGCGCCCGCACCTCCGCGCCCACCGCCGAGGACCGCCGCCACGGCATCTCCCTGTTCGCCGTGGACACCAAGTCCGAGGGCTACTCCATCGGCCGCAAGCTGGACAAGCTGGGCCTGCGCACCTCCGACACCGCCGAGCTGGCCTTCGTGGACGTCAAGGTGCCCGCCGAGGACCTGCTCGGCGAGGAGAACAAGGGCTTCTACTACCTCGGCCACAACCTGGCCTCCGAGCGCTGGGGCATCGCCTTCGGCGCCTACGCCCAGGCCAAGGCCGCCGTCCGGTTCGCCAAGCAGTACGTGCAGGAGCGCACCGTCTTCGGCAAGCCGGTCGCGCACTTCCAGAACACCAAGTTCGAGCTGGCCGCCTGCCAGGCCGAGGTGGACGCCGCCGAGGCCGTCGCCGACCGCGCGCTGGAGGCGCTGGACGCCGGCGAGCTGACCCCCGCCGAGGCCGCCTCCGCCAAGCTGTTCTGCACCGAGGTCGCGCACCGCGTCATCGACCGCTGCCTCCAGCTGCACGGTGGCTACGGCTACATGAACGAGTACCCGATCGCCCGCCTGTACGCGGACAACCGCGTCAACCGCATCTACGGCGGCACCAGCGAGATCATGAAGACGATCATCGCCAAGGACATGGGTCTCTAA
- a CDS encoding acyl-CoA thioesterase produces MSQALQDLLDLLDLERIEEDIFRGRSRSAVVPRVFGGQVAAQALVAAGRTVPADRPVHSLHAYFLRPGDPGAPIVYTVDRIRDGRSFTTRRVVAVQHGRPVFHLSASFQTYEDGLEHQAPMPAAPDPATLPTSPERLGGYGHLAPEVVERFLKAREAVDLRYVDEPPYGRYGEPREPHSQVWFRVNGKLDGDDPLGHAVLAAYVSDMTLLDPVLLAHGRGGWAVGDVVGASLDHAMWFHRPFRVDEWLLYDQESPSASGGRGLGQARIYTQDGRLAITVIQEGVVRVPRQL; encoded by the coding sequence ATGAGCCAGGCACTCCAGGACCTCCTCGATCTGCTCGACCTGGAGCGGATCGAGGAGGACATCTTCCGCGGCCGGTCCCGCTCCGCCGTCGTCCCGCGCGTCTTCGGCGGGCAGGTCGCGGCGCAGGCGCTGGTCGCGGCCGGGCGCACGGTCCCCGCCGACCGGCCCGTCCACTCCCTGCACGCGTACTTCCTGCGCCCCGGCGACCCGGGCGCGCCGATCGTCTACACCGTGGACCGCATCCGCGACGGCCGGTCCTTCACCACCCGCCGGGTGGTCGCCGTCCAGCACGGCAGGCCGGTCTTCCACCTCTCGGCGTCCTTCCAGACGTACGAGGACGGCCTGGAGCACCAGGCGCCGATGCCCGCCGCGCCCGACCCGGCCACCCTGCCCACCTCCCCGGAGCGGCTGGGCGGCTACGGCCACCTCGCGCCCGAGGTCGTCGAGCGGTTCCTCAAGGCCCGCGAGGCGGTCGACCTCAGATACGTGGACGAGCCGCCGTACGGGCGCTACGGCGAGCCGCGCGAGCCGCACTCCCAGGTGTGGTTCCGCGTCAACGGCAAGCTCGACGGCGACGACCCGTTGGGGCACGCCGTCCTCGCCGCCTACGTCTCCGACATGACCCTGCTGGACCCCGTGCTGCTCGCCCACGGGCGCGGCGGCTGGGCCGTCGGGGACGTCGTCGGGGCGTCCCTGGACCACGCGATGTGGTTCCACCGGCCCTTCCGGGTGGACGAATGGCTGCTGTACGACCAGGAGTCGCCGTCCGCGTCCGGTGGCCGCGGCCTCGGTCAGGCCCGCATATACACGCAGGACGGACGGCTCGCCATCACCGTGATCCAGGAGGGCGTGGTCCGCGTTCCGAGACAGCTGTGA
- a CDS encoding phosphatase produces the protein MPISGTPSRAQLVDHLVRTRIAGDVATPRENNLSHYRQLANGVRNFWLGLELGDRWTDEQDVLAVMAERVGVNDDPEYRFGQDTIDPELTVDALDRMAARLRKAAEGRQRVLFATGHPGGLLDVHRATAAALRAAGCEIVVIPDGLSTEEGYVMQFADVAVLEHGATLWHTHSGEPMRAVLTGLERAGRPLPDLVVADHGWAGYAGQHGVDSVGYADCNDPALFLAEAEGTVQVVVPLDDHVVSPRHYDPMTAYLLAAAGLA, from the coding sequence ATGCCGATATCCGGGACACCCAGCCGCGCCCAGCTCGTCGACCATCTGGTGCGCACCCGCATCGCGGGGGACGTCGCCACGCCCCGCGAGAACAACCTCTCCCACTACCGTCAGCTCGCCAACGGTGTCCGTAACTTCTGGCTCGGCCTGGAACTGGGCGACCGCTGGACGGACGAGCAGGACGTGCTCGCGGTGATGGCCGAGCGGGTGGGTGTCAACGACGACCCGGAGTACCGGTTCGGGCAGGACACCATCGACCCCGAGCTGACCGTGGACGCGCTGGACCGGATGGCGGCGCGGCTGCGCAAGGCGGCCGAGGGACGCCAGCGGGTGCTGTTCGCCACCGGGCACCCGGGCGGGCTGCTGGACGTGCACCGGGCCACGGCCGCCGCGCTGCGCGCCGCCGGCTGCGAGATCGTGGTCATCCCGGACGGGCTGAGCACGGAGGAGGGGTACGTCATGCAGTTCGCGGACGTGGCGGTGCTGGAACACGGGGCGACGCTGTGGCACACCCACTCCGGGGAGCCGATGCGGGCCGTCCTGACCGGACTGGAGCGCGCCGGGCGTCCGCTGCCCGACCTGGTCGTGGCCGACCACGGCTGGGCGGGATACGCCGGGCAGCACGGCGTGGACTCCGTCGGGTACGCCGACTGCAACGACCCGGCGCTCTTCCTCGCCGAGGCGGAGGGCACCGTGCAGGTGGTGGTCCCGCTGGACGACCATGTGGTCAGCCCCCGTCACTACGACCCGATGACGGCGTATCTGCTGGCCGCGGCGGGGCTGGCCTGA
- a CDS encoding PucR family transcriptional regulator, with protein MEGTHTMPETIGPAPAVPPTPPVPLQALLAREDLALRQIAGPADPGTVVHGAHTSEMTDPSPYLLGGELLLTAGVHIPEGAEPGGYFAGYVSRIVAGGAAALGFGVAPVHDTVPPALVAACEQRGLPLLEVPPHTAFSAVARAVWQLMAQARLAELRRVTEAQQSLAAAAARPDPVPSVLRQLSQRLSGRAVLYGPDGTEIAGAGHVPAEGGAGAALAGLADVVRPAPHPAKTPSRPASATDTHGGVHLAVYALGAGEGFVLGVASRRREAGDHTIASVAAVLLALLTGEHHSGAGAARSSALVRLLLGAPPEEVAPLLGTGRRLVVHARPEAQAPDPVAASALGAALGSPLVDLAGEVVRVLVPADRVPQPQPGWTLGVSAPAEPREWPAADTQAARALARARATRAPLLRHAARPALADLVPAADAETHARTLLAPLAGQPALAETLRAWLSLHGSWDRTAVALGVHRNTVRQRVARCAALLDTDLDDPDVRMELWFALRRG; from the coding sequence ATGGAAGGTACGCACACCATGCCGGAGACCATCGGCCCAGCCCCGGCCGTGCCGCCGACCCCGCCGGTGCCGCTCCAGGCGCTGCTGGCCCGGGAGGACCTCGCCCTGCGGCAGATCGCCGGGCCCGCGGACCCCGGGACCGTGGTCCACGGCGCGCACACCTCGGAGATGACCGACCCCTCCCCCTACCTGCTGGGCGGCGAGCTGCTGCTCACGGCCGGGGTGCACATCCCGGAGGGGGCGGAACCGGGGGGCTACTTCGCCGGCTACGTCTCCCGGATCGTGGCCGGGGGCGCCGCGGCACTCGGCTTCGGGGTGGCCCCCGTGCACGACACGGTCCCGCCCGCCCTGGTCGCCGCCTGCGAGCAGCGGGGCCTGCCGCTGCTGGAGGTGCCGCCGCACACCGCGTTCTCGGCCGTGGCCCGCGCGGTCTGGCAGCTGATGGCCCAGGCCCGGCTGGCCGAGCTGCGCCGCGTCACCGAGGCCCAGCAGAGCCTCGCGGCGGCCGCCGCCCGCCCCGACCCCGTCCCCTCGGTCCTGCGCCAGCTCTCCCAGCGCCTGTCCGGCCGCGCGGTCCTCTACGGCCCGGACGGCACGGAGATCGCGGGGGCGGGGCACGTGCCGGCGGAGGGGGGCGCGGGGGCGGCCCTGGCCGGGCTCGCCGACGTGGTCAGGCCGGCCCCCCACCCGGCGAAAACCCCCTCCCGTCCCGCCTCCGCCACCGACACCCACGGCGGTGTGCACCTCGCCGTCTACGCGCTCGGGGCCGGGGAGGGGTTCGTGCTCGGGGTGGCCAGCCGGCGGCGGGAGGCCGGGGACCACACCATCGCGTCGGTCGCCGCCGTGCTGCTGGCGCTGCTGACCGGGGAGCACCACAGCGGGGCCGGCGCGGCCCGCTCCTCCGCGCTGGTGCGGCTGCTGCTCGGCGCCCCGCCCGAGGAGGTGGCCCCGCTGCTCGGCACCGGCCGCCGGCTCGTCGTGCACGCCCGGCCGGAGGCCCAGGCCCCGGACCCGGTCGCCGCCTCCGCGCTCGGCGCCGCCCTGGGCTCGCCGCTGGTCGACCTCGCCGGCGAGGTCGTACGGGTGCTGGTGCCCGCCGACCGGGTACCGCAGCCGCAGCCCGGCTGGACCCTCGGGGTGAGCGCCCCGGCCGAGCCCCGCGAGTGGCCGGCCGCCGACACCCAGGCCGCCCGCGCCCTGGCCCGCGCCCGCGCCACCCGCGCCCCGCTGCTGCGGCACGCCGCCCGGCCGGCGCTCGCGGACCTGGTGCCGGCGGCGGACGCCGAGACGCACGCCCGCACCCTGCTCGCCCCCCTCGCCGGGCAGCCCGCGCTCGCCGAGACCCTGCGTGCCTGGCTGTCGCTGCACGGCAGTTGGGACCGTACGGCGGTGGCGCTGGGCGTGCACCGCAACACCGTGCGGCAGCGCGTCGCCCGCTGCGCCGCCCTGCTGGACACCGACCTGGACGACCCGGACGTGCGCATGGAGCTGTGGTTCGCGCTGCGCCGGGGCTGA